One segment of Methylotenera versatilis 79 DNA contains the following:
- a CDS encoding bactofilin family protein, producing MFFKKANKIDNRIDTLVGADTRIEGDLHFSGGLRVDGVIRGNVSEQSDTPSTIIVSEHGRIEGAVSAAKIVLNGKVIGPVRASQFIELQTKARITGDLYYKSLEMHTGAVIEGKLVYLGDGVADEVL from the coding sequence ATGTTTTTTAAGAAAGCCAATAAGATTGATAACCGTATCGATACGCTAGTGGGTGCTGATACACGTATTGAAGGCGATTTGCATTTTAGCGGTGGTTTGCGTGTAGATGGTGTGATTCGTGGCAACGTCAGCGAACAAAGCGACACGCCCAGCACTATTATCGTGAGTGAGCATGGCAGAATAGAAGGCGCAGTGAGTGCTGCAAAAATCGTACTGAATGGCAAAGTGATTGGCCCAGTGAGAGCGAGTCAGTTTATTGAGCTGCAAACCAAAGCACGTATTACAGGCGATTTGTATTACAAATCGCTAGAAATGCACACTGGCGCGGTAATAGAAGGTAAATTGGTTTATTTAGGTGATGGTGTAGCAGACGAAGTACTTTAA
- the argC gene encoding N-acetyl-gamma-glutamyl-phosphate reductase produces MANQKLKIGIVGGTGYTGVELLRLLAIHPHAQITAITSRGEAGLPVADMFPSLRGFVDLAFSDPTTADLTSCDVVFFATPHGVAMSQAQALLKAGVKVIDLAADFRLQDTAVFEKWYKMPHSCPDILDEAVYGIPELYRENIKSAKVIGNPGCYPTTVLLGLAPLLELGLIDFSAPIIADAKSGVSGAGRKAEVSTLFAESSDNMRAYGVAGHRHHPEIHAQMTQLAAGKKIDFIFVPHLIPMIRGMLSTLYVKLTDSAKQIDLQAVYEKRYADEVFVDVMPAGSLPETRSVRGANQLRIALHQQADTGYLTIVVVQDNLVKGAAGQAVQNMNIMFGLNESSGLQVVPLLP; encoded by the coding sequence ATGGCAAATCAAAAGTTAAAAATTGGTATTGTGGGTGGCACTGGCTATACGGGCGTAGAGTTACTGCGTCTTTTAGCTATTCATCCGCATGCACAAATAACAGCAATCACTTCGCGTGGTGAAGCAGGTTTACCAGTGGCAGATATGTTTCCTAGCTTGCGTGGATTTGTTGATTTAGCTTTTTCTGATCCTACAACGGCCGACTTAACTAGTTGTGATGTCGTATTTTTTGCAACACCGCATGGTGTGGCAATGAGTCAAGCGCAAGCTTTGCTGAAAGCGGGTGTGAAAGTAATCGATTTAGCCGCCGATTTTAGATTGCAAGATACTGCTGTTTTTGAGAAATGGTACAAAATGCCGCACAGCTGCCCAGATATTTTGGATGAAGCCGTTTATGGGATTCCAGAGCTTTATCGTGAAAACATTAAATCGGCTAAAGTGATTGGTAATCCAGGTTGCTACCCCACAACTGTCTTGTTAGGGTTGGCGCCACTGCTAGAGCTTGGCTTAATTGATTTTTCAGCACCGATTATTGCCGATGCTAAATCGGGTGTGTCAGGCGCGGGTAGAAAAGCAGAAGTGTCGACTTTGTTTGCGGAATCAAGTGACAATATGAGGGCGTATGGCGTGGCGGGACATAGGCACCATCCAGAAATTCATGCGCAGATGACGCAATTGGCTGCGGGCAAAAAAATAGATTTCATTTTTGTCCCGCACTTGATTCCTATGATACGTGGCATGCTTTCAACGCTTTATGTCAAATTGACTGACTCTGCTAAACAAATAGACCTGCAAGCAGTTTATGAAAAACGCTATGCCGATGAAGTATTTGTTGATGTGATGCCAGCGGGTAGCTTGCCAGAAACACGCTCAGTGCGCGGCGCTAATCAGTTGCGTATTGCTTTGCATCAACAAGCAGATACGGGCTACTTAACCATTGTTGTGGTGCAAGATAATTTGGTTAAAGGTGCTGCAGGACAAGCTGTGCAAAATATGAATATTATGTTTGGCTTGAATGAAAGTAGCGGTTTGCAAGTTGTGCCGCTGTTGCCTTAA
- the rpsI gene encoding 30S ribosomal protein S9, whose product MIGKYNYGTGRRKSSVARVFIKSGKGNIVVNDKPVDEYFSRVTARMILRQPLELTNNLTSFDIMVNVIGGGESGQAGAVRHGITRALIDYDAALKSALSHAGFVTRDAREVERKKVGFRKARRRKQFSKR is encoded by the coding sequence ATGATTGGTAAATACAATTATGGTACAGGCCGCCGCAAAAGTTCAGTAGCGCGCGTATTCATAAAATCGGGTAAAGGTAATATCGTTGTAAACGATAAACCTGTTGATGAGTACTTTTCACGCGTAACAGCGCGTATGATTTTACGTCAACCATTAGAGTTAACGAACAACTTAACCAGTTTCGATATTATGGTTAACGTTATTGGTGGTGGTGAATCTGGTCAAGCAGGTGCAGTGCGTCATGGCATTACACGTGCGTTGATTGACTATGATGCAGCTTTGAAAAGTGCATTGTCACACGCTGGTTTCGTAACACGTGATGCACGTGAAGTTGAGCGTAAAAAAGTGGGCTTCCGTAAAGCGCGTCGTCGTAAACAATTCTCTAAACGCTAA
- the rplM gene encoding 50S ribosomal protein L13: MNIFSGKTFSAKSHEVQHDWFVIDATDLVLGRLASAVAHRLRGKHKTIYTPHVDTGDYIVVINADKIKVTGAKATDKQYHSHSGYPGGISTTTFSKMQDRFPGRALEKAVKGMLPKGPLGYAMIKKMKVYAGDKHEHAAQQPKALTI; encoded by the coding sequence ATGAATATTTTTTCTGGAAAAACATTTTCTGCAAAATCGCACGAAGTACAACACGATTGGTTTGTGATTGACGCAACCGATTTAGTGTTAGGTCGCCTGGCAAGTGCTGTAGCGCACCGCTTACGTGGTAAGCATAAAACCATCTACACACCACACGTTGATACGGGTGATTACATTGTAGTGATTAATGCTGACAAAATTAAAGTGACAGGCGCAAAAGCGACTGACAAACAATACCATAGTCACTCTGGTTATCCAGGCGGCATTAGCACTACTACTTTCTCTAAAATGCAAGACCGTTTTCCAGGTCGTGCTTTAGAAAAAGCGGTAAAAGGTATGTTGCCAAAAGGCCCTTTAGGCTATGCAATGATTAAAAAAATGAAAGTTTATGCTGGCGATAAGCATGAACATGCTGCACAACAACCAAAAGCATTGACTATTTAA